A genomic region of Aureimonas populi contains the following coding sequences:
- the htpX gene encoding zinc metalloprotease HtpX: MNMIKTAMLIAFMTALFMGVGYLIGGSQGMMIALVVAAGMNLFAYWNSDKMVLRMHHAHEVDERTAPDYYRMVRGLAANAGLPMPKVYIIENEQPNAFATGRNPQNAAVAATTGLLKRLTPEEVAGVMAHELAHVQNRDTLIMTITATLAGAISMLGNFAFFFGGNNGDNRNPLGIIGVLLAMIVAPLAAMMVQMAISRTREYSADRRGAEICGNPIWLASALQKIATAAGRTVNVDAERNPATAHMFIINPLNGQRADALFSTHPDTGNRIAALQAMAREMGAGAARGESAFGAGLRHSGRGASRLPSGGSRRGSGRGPWG, translated from the coding sequence ATGAACATGATCAAGACGGCAATGCTGATCGCATTCATGACCGCCCTGTTCATGGGTGTCGGTTACCTCATCGGCGGCAGCCAGGGCATGATGATCGCCCTCGTCGTCGCCGCCGGCATGAACCTTTTCGCCTACTGGAATTCCGACAAGATGGTGCTGCGCATGCACCATGCGCATGAGGTGGATGAGCGCACCGCGCCGGACTACTACCGGATGGTGCGCGGGCTGGCGGCCAATGCGGGCCTGCCCATGCCCAAGGTCTACATCATCGAGAACGAGCAGCCCAACGCCTTCGCCACGGGCCGCAACCCGCAGAACGCGGCCGTGGCGGCCACGACCGGGCTCCTCAAGCGGCTGACGCCGGAGGAGGTGGCCGGCGTGATGGCGCACGAGCTGGCGCATGTGCAGAACCGCGACACGCTGATCATGACCATCACCGCCACGCTGGCGGGCGCGATCTCCATGCTCGGCAATTTCGCCTTCTTCTTCGGCGGCAACAACGGCGACAACCGCAACCCGCTCGGCATTATCGGCGTGCTGCTGGCCATGATCGTGGCGCCGCTGGCCGCCATGATGGTGCAGATGGCAATCAGCCGCACGCGCGAATATTCGGCCGACCGGCGCGGCGCGGAAATCTGCGGCAACCCGATCTGGCTGGCTTCCGCCTTGCAGAAGATCGCCACGGCGGCCGGCCGCACGGTGAATGTCGATGCGGAGCGCAATCCCGCCACGGCCCACATGTTCATCATCAACCCGCTCAACGGCCAGCGCGCCGACGCCCTGTTCTCCACCCATCCCGACACGGGCAACCGCATCGCCGCGCTTCAGGCCATGGCGCGGGAGATGGGGGCGGGCGCGGCGCGGGGCGAAAGCGCCTTCGGCGCGGGGCTGCGCCATTCCGGGCGCGGCGCGAGCAGGCTGCCCTCCGGCGGCTCGCGACGCGGCTCCGGCCGGGGCCCGTGGGGTTGA
- a CDS encoding DUF1674 domain-containing protein yields the protein MSDETAARALTPAARRALREAQERREAAAPQERPAELHGPKGPEPVRFGDWEKNGIASDF from the coding sequence ATGAGCGATGAAACCGCCGCCCGCGCCCTGACGCCCGCCGCCCGGCGCGCGCTGCGCGAGGCGCAGGAGAGACGTGAGGCCGCCGCGCCTCAGGAGCGCCCGGCCGAGCTTCACGGCCCCAAGGGCCCCGAGCCCGTGCGGTTCGGCGACTGGGAAAAGAACGGCATCGCCTCGGACTTCTGA
- a CDS encoding RsmB/NOP family class I SAM-dependent RNA methyltransferase: MSAPARRPAIATQDEAPGLASRRVAARLLAAVVEARTSLDGLTDAGGGHPEYRRLDARDRGLVKAILMAALRRRGTVEAILAACLDRPLPGKAASLRTLLHIGAAQILFLDVPDSAAVDTSVELARADPRNARFTGLVNAILRRVSREKEAFLARFDDPALDCPPWLFERLVAAYGEPRARAIALAHRRPAPLDLSVKADAAGWAERLGGEALATGTVRLPPLDRAVTELAGFAEGAWWVQDAAAALPARLLGEVSGSTVADLCAAPGGKTAQLAAAGARVSAFDISKSRMKRLQENFARLGLSAETHIGDLRALAAREPFDAVLLDAPCSSTGTIRRHPDVAYTKDAAEIGKLAGVQAALLAAAAGLVRPGGRLVFSNCSLDPVEGEAVVEAFLAARPDYARLPVRPAELPGLEEAVTSAGEVRTTPDMLDRGTPSRSGLDGFFAARLARLG, encoded by the coding sequence TTGAGCGCGCCCGCCCGCCGCCCCGCCATCGCCACGCAGGACGAGGCGCCGGGCCTTGCCTCCCGGCGCGTCGCCGCGCGGCTTCTCGCCGCCGTCGTGGAGGCCCGCACCTCGCTGGACGGGCTGACGGATGCCGGCGGCGGCCATCCCGAATACCGCCGGCTGGACGCGCGCGACCGCGGCCTCGTCAAGGCCATCCTCATGGCGGCCCTGCGCCGGCGGGGCACGGTGGAGGCGATCCTCGCCGCCTGCCTCGACCGGCCGCTGCCCGGCAAGGCGGCCTCGCTGAGGACGCTGCTGCATATCGGCGCGGCGCAGATCCTGTTTCTCGACGTGCCCGATTCGGCGGCCGTCGACACCTCGGTGGAACTGGCCCGCGCCGACCCGCGCAACGCCCGCTTCACCGGGCTCGTCAACGCGATCCTGCGGCGCGTGTCGCGGGAGAAGGAGGCGTTCCTCGCGCGCTTCGACGATCCGGCGCTCGATTGCCCGCCCTGGCTGTTCGAGCGCCTCGTGGCGGCCTATGGCGAGCCCCGCGCCCGCGCCATCGCGCTGGCGCACCGCCGGCCCGCGCCGCTCGACCTCAGCGTGAAGGCCGACGCGGCGGGCTGGGCGGAGCGGCTGGGGGGCGAGGCCCTGGCCACCGGCACCGTGCGCCTGCCCCCGCTCGACCGCGCGGTGACGGAGCTGGCCGGCTTCGCCGAGGGCGCCTGGTGGGTGCAGGATGCCGCCGCCGCCCTGCCGGCGCGGCTTCTGGGCGAGGTTTCCGGCTCGACGGTCGCCGATCTGTGCGCCGCGCCCGGCGGCAAGACGGCGCAACTGGCGGCGGCCGGCGCGCGCGTGAGCGCCTTCGACATTTCCAAAAGTCGCATGAAGCGCCTTCAGGAGAATTTCGCGCGCCTGGGGCTGAGCGCCGAGACGCATATCGGCGACCTGCGCGCCTTGGCGGCGCGCGAGCCCTTCGACGCGGTGCTTCTCGACGCGCCGTGCTCCTCCACCGGCACGATCCGCCGCCATCCGGACGTGGCCTATACCAAGGACGCCGCCGAGATCGGCAAGCTCGCGGGCGTGCAGGCCGCGCTTCTGGCCGCCGCGGCCGGGCTGGTGCGGCCGGGCGGGCGGCTCGTCTTCTCCAACTGCTCACTCGACCCCGTGGAGGGCGAGGCGGTGGTCGAAGCCTTCCTGGCGGCGCGGCCCGACTATGCCCGCCTTCCGGTGCGGCCCGCCGAGCTGCCGGGGCTGGAGGAGGCCGTGACGAGCGCGGGCGAGGTACGCACCACGCCCGACATGCTGGATCGCGGAACGCCCTCCCGCTCCGGCCTCGACGGGTTCTTCGCGGCTCGGCTGGCGCGGCTCGGCTGA